Genomic segment of Arachis hypogaea cultivar Tifrunner chromosome 16, arahy.Tifrunner.gnm2.J5K5, whole genome shotgun sequence:
GGAAGGTTTGGCACCGAAATTGGACAAGTCCAAAGCGATCTCCATGCCAGAATTACCAGCACCAACAACAAGAACATGTTCATCTTTGAACTCCTTCCCATTCTTGTATCCTGTGGAGTGCATCACTCTCCCTTTGAAACTCTCCAAACCTTCAACCCGAGGGACACGTGGCTCGGCAGTCTCCCCAGTAGCCACCACCAAGAACCTTCCAGAGTACTCTTCAACCTCACCGGAGCTTCTATTCTTAGCCTTCACCTTCCACTTCCGATCCACCTCATCAAACTCCGCAAGCTCCACAGATCTGTGGTACAAAGGGTTGATGTTGAAGTGCTTCACATATGAGTCTAAATACTCAATGAAGAGCTTCTTAGGAACATAGCGAGGGTAGGAATCAGGGAATGGAAGAAAGGGAAGCTCACACACTTTTTTTCCAAGGTGAAGGTGAAGACGGTCATAGGTGTATTTTTGCCATAAGGAAGCAAAACAATCTTCTCTTTCGAGAAGAGTGAATGGTACTGATTTTTGTGTTAAGCATGCTGCAGCAGCTAAACCTGAAGTTCCAGCACCTACGATTATCACTTCTGCTTTTTCCaccattcttctttttc
This window contains:
- the LOC112758300 gene encoding probable indole-3-pyruvate monooxygenase YUCCA10, which produces MVEKAEVIIVGAGTSGLAAAACLTQKSVPFTLLEREDCFASLWQKYTYDRLHLHLGKKVCELPFLPFPDSYPRYVPKKLFIEYLDSYVKHFNINPLYHRSVELAEFDEVDRKWKVKAKNRSSGEVEEYSGRFLVVATGETAEPRVPRVEGLESFKGRVMHSTGYKNGKEFKDEHVLVVGAGNSGMEIALDLSNFGAKPSIIVRSPVHILSRNMMYYSGMLLKYLSLSTVEKLLVIVSKIVYGDLSKYGLPWPSEGPFTMKIKYGKFPIIDLGTIKKIKHGEIQVLSAEIEKVRGNEVLFRDGKCHSFDSIIFCTGFNTSTQKWLKGGDDLLNENGLVKASNFPNYWKGKSNLYCVGLAQRGFFGASSDAQNVANDIASLLN